Genomic DNA from Triticum dicoccoides isolate Atlit2015 ecotype Zavitan chromosome 4B, WEW_v2.0, whole genome shotgun sequence:
CTTTTCTCTCTAGGCATAAAACTTTGCTCCCTACCAAAGCCTCTCCTACTCTTTCTTCGTCCTACGAGCATCTATGCAGTTAGTATGACTTTCTAGACctcccatcctcctcctccccatctaCTTCATCATTGCTCTTTGAGAAGAGGAGTGATTTGACATCAGTCTTTTAGGCGGAGGGTCACCATTCCTGGTTTGTCACTTTTTATGCTCTTCGGAAATGCACGATAGTGACGGAGTGTTGAGAACTTTCGTTCGGACTTAGGCATATGCTTGTATGTAATTGTCATGTGGCATCGAACAATTCAGGATGCATATGAGAAGTCAATTCTTAGCCCATAGTATAAGAGATCAACTCTTAGCTATGAGAAGTCAAGTTTTAATTTTCTCTCCATTTCTCCCTTTCCCACTTCACCATTTATCCTACCTGATACCGCTAAGATAGTTTTAATGTAAACGCCCTAAGCAAGCCCAttaatttttcttattttctgccaCTTTTCATTAGTACAGTAAACCAATACAAATTCATGTTTTGCTATTGCGTGTTCCCAAGTTTGTAGTTGCTTTTGCACTACCTTTTATTTGTTCTTTATTCCACGGCTCGGGTAGAACTCAAAATTGCTTAGGAGCATAAATAGAGATCTGTTGCTAATGATTTCTCCATTGCCATACCGTTTATATTCGATATCTAATTTATGATTCCATAGTATGGCATTTTAGACCTAGAGGAAATGTTGACCAATCGCTAGCCTCTTCTTTCCCCTCTCACAAAGCAACTGGGGCATAGTCTTCCTCCTCTCGATCTCTGTTAGTGAGATCGTGGATTTGCCTCACCTCTATGTGCCGATTCGACACCCCAGGGTGGGGAGGGAATCTTGGTGCCTTGGCTATGGTTAGTATATATGGTTTTAGTCCTAACAAGAGTGATACTTGACGGATGTCGATGCCTCATCTCTGAGTCAATCTTTCGGGCTCCAACCCTCCACGAGTTCATCCGTTGGGACAGATTATGCAGAGCTTTGACATAGATTCCTGCCGGCTCCTCGGGGCGTCTAGGTTGGGTTTTATCGACGTGTGTGCGTGACGGTGATATTTGGTGTCAAGTTCTTCAGATCGATTCAAAGGTTTAATGACTTTGCCTATGACTTTAGGGCGCCGATCCTTATGGTCACATGCATACGGAATTATTGGTTGTCATCAACATGATGAGGCCGACTCcagtatgagagagagagagaggcgacatcGACACGTCAGCGCTTATTTTGTGGTTCAAAGACCTCAAtacatttttattatttttggtgtGCTTTGTACCTCTGATGATTTTTTCCGCAAAGAAACCTCTAGATGAAATGCTTACCAGAGAGCCTGTGGATTTGCCTCCCCTCTACCCGTCGCTCCGGTGGCCGGCGGAGAAAAGAGGAATTCATGTGCCTTCGCCTCGATTAGTAGTTTAGGTTAGTTTTTTTAATCCTCGCAGGTGCGACGCTTGAACGGGCGGTGACActtcttcttcgagtttgtctttCGTGCTCCGACCCTCCTCGAGTTCGTCCGTCTGTACATAGTCGATGAAGCTCCGGCATAGATTCCTGACATCTCCTTGGAACGGTGATGTTAGGGTTTCTCGTCATGTAACGAGATTTGCTGTCAGATGCTTCAGATATATGCAAGGATTCAACAAAGACAACTGCGGCTCCAGGGTCCTGGTCCTtagggcacatgcatgaagacttcccGACCGTAATCGATAAGGTCAAGCTGGCTTAGATAGGGGGAACGGCGACAACGACGCGTCGGTGACTCATTCTATTGGCAATAGTGGTCGTTCGATGATCTTGAAATCTCAATAtaattttattatgtttgagatgctttgtacttCCAACAAATTTTTATAATAGATTTGATCCTCTTTCCGGGAAAAAAACTAGTAGaaaaacaatcctaccattctcacAGACGTCACTCGAACGTTTGCTCCCACGCGGCTACCAGGCAGAAGGAAGAGGAGAGCGGACGCACCATCGCCGCAACAAAGCCAACAACTGCGTACTGAAGAAAAGAAAACCACTTGTAAAGCAGATCACGTATACTCACCGCACCGCACCGCGcgtcgtcgccgcgccgccccgccccaccCCACCGGATCCCGCCAGATCCAGGTGCCCAGATCCCGGAGCGCCCGACTGGCCCGATGGACCCCTCGCCGGCCGCGGCGGAGCGcgaccgctcgccgccgccgccccctcccccgccCCCGTCCTCCTCCACGTCGCCTCTCGCCGTCGTCTGCAGCTTCTGGAAAGGTCCGCGTCGATCCCCACCTTCGCTGCGCTTGGTTCGAACTGGTGTGCCCGGAAGGCCGGCTGGTCTGAATTGCCGCGGAGCATCGCGATTCCCAGTTGCGCGCGCCTGTACTGGCTCGCAGGGTGCAGAATCTGTGGGGTTTTGCACTAATCGCGACTGGAGAGATCTTAATTTCCTTGAGATGCTTACATTTTCCACCTGCATTTAAATCTGCTACTAGCATGTTTTTGCTTGCCACCTCCTCAATTGGCTCCAAACTGTATGACATGCTCGTGACAGGGAGACCAAGTAGTTTCAGTAGAGAAAGGCCTGAGTCTTCGTCTCGAACTTAAATTCGTTACCTATGAAGCTTGGCAAGCTTTTGCTGTCCTAGTTTAGTTTCTGCACTGATCGAAAAAAGCAAATAATAGATATTACTAGTTTTTGTGCATAGGCCATGTATAGCCACTCTACATCATTCGAACAATGAGCTAGTGATTGATCACAGACGTCATGAACTTTTATTGCCTCCTTGAATTATTTGCATCCATACCGTGTAGGGAGAGTAGCTGTGAGTTGTCATGCCACGTGATCGATACCGTGGTTCCCATGCGGGGGTTTGGAAAGCTACAACGCCTAAATAGCTTCCAAGTGTGAATGCTCATGTGCTGTAGATAACATGTTGATTTATTTAGTTATTGTATGTGGAATGTAGGTTGATGCCTTCGCCATGTAAAATTTTATGCTATCCATGGTGGAGAATCTGACTGTTGTCTCTTGTACAATTTAGACTTTGATTTGGAGAAAGAAAGAAGTGGGTTGGATGAGCAGGGTTTAAAGATTGCGGAGAATCAAGAGACGAGCCAGAAGAACCGACGTAGACTTGCTGAGAATACTCGGGACTTCAAGAAGGCATCTCCAGATGACAAGCTTAGTTTGTTCAACTCATTGCTTAAGAGTTACCAGGAGGAAGTTGACAATCTCACAAAAAGAGCAAAGTTTGGAGAAAATGCATTTCTCAACATCTATCAGAAGCTCTATGAAGCCCCTGATCCATATCCAGCTCTTGCTTCTATGGCTGTATGTCTTTCAAACTTACTCTCTACCGTAGCTTCTCTAATTCGGCATTGTTTGTTGTATTCATAGAGGAAACTGCCTTCATGGCTGTCCCGACTTCTCTAAATTGCAAGTTGCCACCAATACTTAATTTCTTGCCTTGTCGCAATAATCACTTGCCATCTTATTGGTATTCAGTATTGACGCCTACTGATATCTGATAATAACAGATAATTATTTGTATGATTCTATCGTCACTCTCCGAACATAGAACTTTTGCTATAATATGTGTCAACTTGCACTAAATTAAACTATAGGTGGGAAGCTGTTAATCTGCAAATATAGATGCGAGTTAGTTTGTTCCAACTTAAAAGTAGCGGTCACGTGTTAACACTAGTGCAGATCAGAGTTAGCAACTTTGGGAAAAACCATGATATGGCACTGCAGTTTCCTCCAACAAAAGTCTGATGTGTTCAGTTTTGTTTATTCCTTTGCTTGAATGTCAATAACTAGCATCTTCTTCGAATATAATAAATGACATTCAGTCAGATTTCACCAAAGTTTGTTGCTAATGATCTCAATTCATTCAGGATCAAGACCAGAAACTATCTGAACTGGAGACTGAAAACCGGAAGATGAAACTTGAGCTTGAAGAATACCGGGCGGAATCTGCGCACCTAAAGAACCAACAGGCGACGATTAGGCGACTTGAGGAGCGAAACCGCCAACTAGAACAACAGGTCTGTTCCAAGGTCACTTGGTTTCCCGCTCTGTTTTTTTAAACTAGTCAGTTTTCCTTCTGGTTTTGATGTTCTGCATGAACGATGTCAGTTTCACAGTCGAATAATGTTAGTTCCTTCACACTGGTGCTTTATGAAATTATCCAATTGGCCTCCTGTATCCATACAATGGTATTCTTAATTTTCATTTTCATACTTGAATGGCCGCATTGTTCTTGTTTACAAAGTTTCAGAAGCCTCATACTTTTCATGATAGAAAACTTAAGCCCTTCTTTTTACATTGATGCATGAATTCCAAATTTCACCTGAACTAAAAACAATTGTACCATGGTCTGTCTGCGAATATACTGGCCCACTAGCCACTAATACTGCTTTTTAGACATAACACCATTAGTCAAAATATTTTGTAAATATCTAAGTGGCATTGCACTTGCAGCTGAAATATATACATTCCTTCCAGTTTATGAAGTTTGTGTATAGCGAGCAACTACTTTGATGAAAAAACATCGCTGATTTCTTGTTCCACATAGTTTTAACACAATTCCTGTTTCTTGAATCATATCTCTTTTACCTTCTAATGAGTTATTTTATTTTTGTGATTTTAGATGGAAGAAAAAGTTAGAGAGATGGTTGAAATGAAACAGCGAAGCTTGGCAGAAGATAGTCAGAAAACTCTCGAAGCCCTGAAAGATAGGTATGATAAATAATTGCAACGAAGAAAATAATTGCTTAACGATTATCACAATTTAAATTTAAGCTTTTTGATTTTGAGAATTTGCCACATCAAATATGATGATGCATATGCTTATTTGAATCTTCGATTGCCATGATTGTAGGGAACGGGCGTTGCAGGACCAACTAAGGCAAGCTACAGAAAGTGTCAAGAATATGCAGAAGTTACATGAATCGGCACAAAGCCAATTGTTTGAGCTTCGTACTCAATCAGGTTTTCTTCCTTTCTTTAGTTGTGTTACCTTGACGATCGCTATGCTTAATGGTTCAATAATTATGGAAGTTCTAATGAAGTTTTATATTTTGTTCAGAGGAGGACCGGACAGCAAAGGAAGCTGAAGTGAGCCTTCTGATGGATGAAGTTGAACGCGCTCAATCACGATTAGTTAGCCTTGAGAGAGAAAAGGTAATGTTGCCTGTTGCTGTTTTGGCTTTAGGAAAATCCCTTGCATTCATATGGTTGCAATTCTCCCACTATGGCAATCGAGATCTATGCACATTCTCTCATACTACTGCACGAAACTTATGGTGAATTGGTGATAGACTATTATCAAATAATCCTCAGTCGGTGAATACATTGAATTGATGACTGACACATGTCATGTGTTTGACCAAAATGTGCACATCCATTATTGGCTTCCCTAACATACGATTTTATTCTTATGTTCACTGCAGGGGGATTTACGGTCTCAGTTGCAGACAACAAATGAAGACACAAGTAATAATAGGTAATTTTGTTTGCATTTTTCCTGTGTATGAATGAGTATGCAAGTGTGTATTTGCATAATTTTTATCATTCATAATGCTGTTGATACAGTGACTTTCAGCAGTATTGCTATTATTTTAGCTGGGCCTTTATGATTATCTAGAACTTAATACTAACTTATTATCTGAATTATGTAATTATGCAGTGATTACATGGACCCAAGTGATATACTTGAGAGTTCTTTGAATGCCAAGGAGAAGATCATATCAGAGTTGAATGCAGAACTGCGTAACATTGAAAGTACTTTATCAAGTGAGAAAGAAATGCATGTGAATGAAGTAAAGAAGTTGACTGCTTTACTCAGTGAGAAGGTACCCAGTCATTAAAATTGCTATGTCAAAATTCAGTTGTCAGTAACCAACTCACTACTCGTAATGTTGGCTATTGGGTGCCAAGCTATAAGTGAGGGACTCTACCATTCTCTTATTTAGAGAGTCCCCCTGTTTATTCTTTTCCATCATCTGAAGGGCACAGTAGTCTTCTTATGTGTATCATCAACCTGTCTATTTACTTACAATCCATATTCCAAATATTGTTCAATATATTAATTTCTTTGCTTCTATCACTATCAACATTCTGTGATAGGTGAGTTTCGTAGACATGGCTACAGCCACTAGGTTTGCATCTGAACCTGAAAAAAGCACACAGAGTGAATAGTTCTAATGAAGATAATAATAAGTTACTTTTTCTACTATATGTGTGAGCCATTTTCCAGTCACGAGTGGATCCACCATATATATGCTCTTGGAATGATTTGTATCTATGCACCCATGGTCCACTTATTTGTTGTTTTGCTAATTACTTTCTCTTTGTAGGAAACTGCGATAACGGAGTTGAagaaagaacttcaagaaagacctACGACTAGACTAGTTGATGATCTCAAGAAAAAGGTTCAGATTTTGCAGGTTGGAACAAAACAAGCTCTATGGATAAACATGTTTTTGTTAAACCATCTACTTTAGTTCGGACATTTGACGACGTACCGTCCATAATCAACTGGATCTTAACCTGAATTCATTGCCTCTTTATCCTTTAGTGAAATTTCAAATACACATGATACATGAGATCAGCTTTTCAGTGTTGCATCTTAATTATACTAAATTTGCCCACATCATTTTGTTGGTGATCACAGAGATATGCTTGAGATACATTTTGTTATTCCTCCATATTACCCTCACTATATTTGATTTTCTGTCCCCATGCTTGCTGAAATTCCTTTTTTTTTCCAATAGGCTGTTGGGTACAACTCAATTGAAGCTGAAGACTGGGAGCTAGCAACTAATGGTGAAGAAATGAGCAAACTGGAAGCTTTGCTTCTTGATAAGAACCGCAAAATGGAGCATGAACTTACACAGTTGAAGGTTGGTACCTAGTTTATATGCTGGAAAATGGTTTGGCTCTTTGGAGGACAGTCAGTATTTGTCATGTATACATACTTGTTATCTTCTCTCCTGGAACTGTCTTGTAAGTTCTTTTTTTTTTGCATCTCTTAAAGGTTAAAATATCAGAGAAGTCAAGTCTTCTTGAGGAAGCTGAGAAAAAGATTGCTGAACTAACTTCAAAGGTTGAAGAGCAGCAAAAATTGATTCTGAAACTCGAGGATGACATATTAAAGGTTGCTCTCCTTACCCTTGTGATAATATTTCATATATTGCCAGTTGATCCCCGTTGTCCTTTGAATTTGAATATATATAATCCTTACGAGCATGTCTTCTGCAT
This window encodes:
- the LOC119294809 gene encoding protein CASP-like — encoded protein: MDPSPAAAERDRSPPPPPPPPPSSSTSPLAVVCSFWKDFDLEKERSGLDEQGLKIAENQETSQKNRRRLAENTRDFKKASPDDKLSLFNSLLKSYQEEVDNLTKRAKFGENAFLNIYQKLYEAPDPYPALASMADQDQKLSELETENRKMKLELEEYRAESAHLKNQQATIRRLEERNRQLEQQMEEKVREMVEMKQRSLAEDSQKTLEALKDRERALQDQLRQATESVKNMQKLHESAQSQLFELRTQSEEDRTAKEAEVSLLMDEVERAQSRLVSLEREKGDLRSQLQTTNEDTSNNSDYMDPSDILESSLNAKEKIISELNAELRNIESTLSSEKEMHVNEVKKLTALLSEKETAITELKKELQERPTTRLVDDLKKKVQILQAVGYNSIEAEDWELATNGEEMSKLEALLLDKNRKMEHELTQLKVKISEKSSLLEEAEKKIAELTSKVEEQQKLILKLEDDILKGCSSTDRRSSLLNDWDLQEIGSNEVSEGTDPRNSSPDQDQSSMLKVICNQRDRFRTRLRETEEELRRLKEKYEMLAVELEKTKADNVQLYGKIRYVQDYSHEKIVSRGPKKYAEDIESGSSDVETKYKKMYEDDINPFAAFSRKEKDQRYKELGIRDKITLSSGRFLLGNKFARTFIFFYTIGLHLLVFTLLYRMSALSYLSITPAHDEIILDAGNQTLSHMP